One stretch of Daphnia pulicaria isolate SC F1-1A chromosome 6, SC_F0-13Bv2, whole genome shotgun sequence DNA includes these proteins:
- the LOC124343566 gene encoding E3 ubiquitin-protein ligase TRIP12-like isoform X1, which produces MASPAPPAGPANSGGGDQESNHLPSSSDSPVSPPLSETPPFSRHSFSGAVRRSDGTEGPVSSRLRHLPGRYLSTSQLPVATPPSPLNPRRHSSGPQKHLRHSLPLAQTSTGVEKNHAKTPYERRSPSVPTLRSTSHHPPTPAATPGSPAVLTPTSTVASSSAGTSGVTPPVRQRKRRNNESAEAGPSSSTGGSTTPSTSRTRSGQPASNVSKSSLHCSPTKKARLQTGKEASHQAVSPQAQQLHSRANIGAGHSHCLGGSTSAGVAGGGAEVTAGEGEQQQQRLSQLRHPRQPANTGSCASNSSRRASRSGKVPLSTSGSGASGVVGGGGGGGGTSSGIAGVGGVGAPASAANTTGSVSGTAGLLVAGAGAVMDGGTPGGPSSASGSHASATSSSSSSAPAPVGGANVVPPDGASGLLNLPPGHAANLLLGAGGAVGAGAGTGDSESDDSEMGRLQALLEARGLPPHLFGALAPRMQHILHRSMGSNSTISKAQQLIAAVQNNADESQQLQAAIEMCQLLVMGNEDTLAGFPVRQAVPALIHLLHMEHNFDMMNHACRALTYMMEALPRSSAVVVDAVPAFLEKLQVIQCMDVAEQSLTALEMLSRRHAKSILQARGVSACLMYLDFFGINAQRAALSITANCCQNLHTDELHFVSGSLPALASRLTQHDKKSVESICIAFSRLVDSFHNESERLQEIASTELLANLQQLLVIMPPVLSSATFIMVVRMLSIMCAHCPELAVKLLKQNIAHTLCLLLTGPSGAVANANTSASNAGEKASSTTPSPAKEHHHQQDHEVELVARSPQELYEITSLIGELMPRLPTDGFFAVDVWLTKPSTVHYDAVQWQWRDDRGSWHAYSAIDSRMVEAAHQSGEDEISLSTMGRTYTLDFHSMQQINEETGTTRPVQRKMNNASGSSGLGGGSVGLGVKQSDSRIECLQEETELATQFIRSLFSLLYEVYSSSAGPAVRHKCLRALLRMLYYASPELLRDVLKSQSVASHLAGMLSSQDLKIVVGATQMAHILMQKLPDVFGVHFRREGVMHQVQRLVAEPAESPSSTATTPAAIPITPFQGDISNGTVASSTPVTDQCSLGNGASGSSGTTLVASSPERIASVGASATSTTGNETGESAVTLANSIAAVSTVASSPMKLSDVLKRKRGAKRGAVGARKSRTYAEETPSSAGPAGCSMDGHDYLKSGASASSSSSAGSTGGARSKFGFAMAGHSGGGASNNGTPTSAISGSAAKATSFLANLNPARWGRSHHHNQASSSGSPNAACSSSSPSLLPNVPKSMSNPQLAGNREKIKTWIRDQATLFLSTYFSPAASEAGDAGNGQSGEGSGGPTSGLSVLSELTRLVQRLEAEPLLAKETLEQIRAIVADSDVSSFEILHSGLVQSLLKYLTADGIDRTDRLRLFLQEFLRVSPTSEFPTSEAATHLLALTHKLSGCVNQLEQFPVRVHDLPAPAGTSGASGGYFRSGTSALRFFNTHQLKCNLQRHPSCNNVKQWKGGTVKIDPLALVQAIEKYLVIRGYGRIRDKDLADSDDDNSEDDVDDSLATVLMNQGNSVRHKLQFLVNDHVIPYNMTVYQAIRQFSMDQSETDTDSETPMGHASIWVQTHTIFYRPVPDNDPCNYASPNAAKNTGAPNVLLPCGSASGTRKGKGANGKSSNKKKGDDLWIDGVAPEVNSPIVPFLTMRMPEYVTVDDPSLEVLNLLRIVHSLNRHWGFLYNLVDYKPILSNPDLINMKLTAKANRQLQDPLVIMTGNLPPWLAQIATACPFLFPFETRHLLFYATAFDRDRALQRLMDSAPELMSGGDSSERVTPRLDRRKRTVSREDILKQAEQVMQDMASSRALLEIQYENEVGTGLGPTLEFYALVSRELQRFDLELWRGEAVSAALGAGSHGSSLPSPSSSAEEPSKARTSPASVAGSTTADYVHNQYGLFPSPCSRSLKAGPLAKIRSKFRFVGKFIAKAIMDSRMLDLPFNPVFFRWLLGQERFLTGSDMVQLDPVLARTYKSLMRIVDEKKLIDQDPSLTPAQRQAAIQALNLDGCPVVDLGLDFTLPGSSTVELRKGGKDQPVTINNLEQYLKLLSHWILVEGVSRQMESLREGFESVFPLHHLSLFYPEEMDLLLCGASQSTNEGAWEVQNLLDAWKPDHGFTLESKAIRNLAEILSSYTKEEQRLFLQFVSGSPRLPVGGFKSLSPPLTVVRKTLEPNQSPDDFLPSVMTCVNYLKLPEYSSLEIMRQKLSVAVREGQHSFHLS; this is translated from the exons ATGGCCTCCCCAGCACCACCTGCAGGTCCGGCTAATTCTGGTGGTGGTGATCAGGAATCAAACCACTTACCTAGCAGCTCTGACTCCCCAGTGTCACCTCCACTCAGTGAAACTCCTCCATTTTCTCGGCACAG TTTCAGTGGTGCTGTAAGGCGTAGTGACGGCACTGAGGGCCCAGTGTCTTCCAGATTGAGACACTTGCCAGGAAGATACCTCTCAACTTCTCAGTTACCAGTTGCCACACCACCTAGTCCTCTGAACCCCAG AAGGCACTCGAGTGGTCCTCAAAAGCATCTGAGACACAGTCTACCTCTAGCTCAGACTAGTACTGGTGTGGAAAAGAATCACGCCAAAACACCTTATGAGCGGAGAAGTCCTAGTGTTCCCACCCTTAGATCGACCTCTCATCATCCTCCTACGCCAGCAGCCACACCAGGCTCACCAGCAGTTCTCACTCCAACCTCAACAGTAGCTAGTTCCTCGGCTGGAACTAGTGGTGTCACGCCGCCCGTCAGGCAGCGTAAACGGAGAAATAACGAATCGGCGGAAGCTGGGCCTTCTTCCTCCACAGGAGGATCAACAACTCCGTCAACCAGTCGAACCCGTTCCGGCCAACCGGCCAGCAACGTTAGCAAAAGTAGCCTGCACTGCAGTCCGACCAAAAAGGCGAGACTGCAAACGGGCAAAGAAGCTTCACATCAAGCCGTATCACCACAAGCCCAGCAGCTTCATTCACGAGCAAACATAGGGGCTG GACACAGTCATTGTTTGGGAGGGTCGACGTCGGCCGGTGTAGCAGGAGGAGGCGCTGAGGTCACAGCTGGAGAAGgagaacagcaacaacagcgctTGTCTCAATTACGTCACCCGCGACAACCGGCCAACACGGGGTCCTGCGCCAGCAACAG CAGCCGGCGAGCCTCGAGGTCCGGCAAAGTGCCACTCAGTACCAGCGGCAGTGGAGCCAGCGGAGTGgtaggcggcggtggcggcggcggcggtacCAGTAGCGGAATCGCGGGTGTCGGCGGCGTCGGCGCACCTGCGTCGGCTGCCAACACCACCGGATCGGTTTCGGGTACAGCCGGATTATTAGTAGCAGGGGCGGGTGCTGTGATGGATGGCGGAACTCCTGGAGGACCGTCATCGGCTAGCGGATCGCACGCCTCGGCTACTTCCTCGTCTTCGTCGTCTGCTCCTGCGCCAGTCG GTGGAGCGAATGTTGTCCCTCCCGACGGAGCTTCCGGCTTGCTGAACCTGCCACCAGGTCACGCTGCCAATCTCCTTTTGGGAGCTGGCGGAGCCGTTGGTGCTGGAGCTGGAACAGGTGATTCCGAGAGTGACGATAGTGAAATGGGTCGACTCCAGGCGCTGCTGGAAGCACGCGGGCTTCCGCCGCATCTCTTCGGCGCCCTGGCCCCGCGGATGCAGCACATTCTTCACCGCTCCATGGGATCCAACTCGACCATCTCGAAAGCTCAACAGCTGATTGCCG CCGTGCAAAACAATGCCGACGAAAGTCAACAGCTGCAGGCGGCTATCGAGATGTGCCAGCTGTTGGTGATGGGCAATGAAGACACGTTGGCCGGATTTCCCGTCCGCCAAGCCGTACCCGCCCTTATCCATTTGCTCCACATGGAACACAATTTCGACATGATGAATCACGCCTGCCGGGCATTGACTTATATGATGGAGGCGCTTCCTCGCTCgtcggccgtcgtcgtcgacgccgTGCCGGCCTTCCTCGAGAAACTGCAGGTTATTCAGTGCATGGACGTGGCCGAGCAGAGCTTGACGGCCCTGGAGATGCTGTCGCGCCGGCATGCCAAGTCCATCCTGCAGGCCCGCGGAGTTTCGGCTTGCCTCATGTACCTGGACTTTTTTGGCATTAACGCCCAGCGAGCCGCACTCTCCATCACGGCCAACTGCTGCCAGAACCTTCACACCGACGAGCTGCACTTCGTCTCGGGATCGCTGCCCGCTCTGGCTTCGAGGTTGACCCAGCACGACAAGAAGAGCGTCGAAAGCATCTGCATCGCCTTCAGCCGATTGGTGGACAGTTTCCACAACGAATCGGAGCGACTGCAGGAGATTGCCAGTACGGAATTGCTGGCCAACTTGCAACAGTTGCTGGTCATCATGCCGCCAGTCCTCTCTAGTGCAACGTTTATCATGGTCGTGAGGATGCTCTCCATCATGTGCGCCCACTGTCCGGAACTGGCCGTCAAGCTCCTGAAACAGAACATCGCCCACACGCTGTGCTTGCTGCTGACGGGGCCTTCGGGGGCAGTTGCCAACGCCAACACGTCGGCCTCCAACGCCGGCGAGAAAGCTTCCTCGACGACTCCATCGCCGGCCAAAGAGCACCACCATCAACAGGATCATGAAGTGGAATTGGTGGCCCGCAGTCCGCAGGAATTGTACGAGATCACCTCGCTCATTGGCGAATTGATGCCGCGTCTGCCGACGGACGGCTTCTTCGCCGTCGACGTCTGGCTGACCAAGCCCAGCACGGTCCATTACGACGCGGTGCAGTGGCAGTGGCGCGATGACCGTGGGTCGTGGCACGCTTACTCGGCCATCGATTCGCGGATGGTGGAAGCCGCCCACCAATCGGGCGAGGATGAGATCAGCCTGTCCACCATGGGTCGCACCTACACCCTGGACTTTCATTCTATGCAGCAGATAAACGAAGAGACGGGCACGACGCGGCCCGTTCAGCGTAAAATGAACAATGCCAGCGGCTCCAGTGGTTTGGGCGGAGGCTCGGTTGGTCTAGGAGTCAAACAGAGTGATTCCAGGATCGAGTGTCTCCAGGAAGAAACGGAACTGGCCACGCAGTTTATCCGCtcgctcttttctcttctctacGAAGTGTACAGCAGCTCAGCTGGACCGGCCGTTCGTCACAAGTGCCTGCGCGCCCTATTGCGGATGCTATATTACGCTTCGCCCGAACTGCTGCGCGATGTTTTAAAGAGTCAGAGCGTGGCAAGTCACTTGGCCGGCATGCTCTCGTCGCAGGATCTCAAGATCGTCGTCGGCGCCACTCAAATGGCCCACATTCTCATGCAGAAGCTACCGGACgtctttggcgttcactttaGACGCGAGGGAGTCATGCACCAAGTCCAGCGATTAGTGGCCGAACCGGCGGAATCGCCTTCGTCCACCGCAACAACGCCAGCAGCCATCCCCATCACTCCGTTTCAg GGTGATATTTCAAACGGAACGGTGGCGTCCTCAACTCCGGTAACGGACCAGTGTTCATTAGGAAACGGCGCTAGTGGCTCCAGTGGGACCACTCTAGTGGCTAGCAGCCCGGAACGGATTGCTTCAGTGGGCGCAAGTGCGACTTCTACTACCGGCAATGAGACAGGAGAATCTGCGGTGACCCTAGCGAATTCAATTGCGGCTGTTTCCACAGTGGCGTCTAGTCCCATGAAACTGAGCGACGTTTTGAAACGTAAACGCGGGGCGAAACGTGGTGCTGTCGGTGCCCGCAAATCGAGGACCTATGCGGAAGAGACGCCGTCGTCAGCTGGACCGGCTGGTTGCAGCATGGATGGTCACGATTATTTGAAGAGCGGTGCTAGCGCCAGTAGTAGCAGCAGTGCCGGAAGCACTGGTGGAGCCCGATCCAAGTTTGGTTTCGCCATGGCCGGCCACAGTGGTGGTGGGGCAAGTAACAACGGGACGCCGACGTCAGCCATCAGCGGAAGTGCAGCCAAAGCCACGAGCTTCCTCGCCAACCTCAATCCTGCTCGCTGGGGACGCTCTCATCATCACAACCAGGCGTCGAGTTCCGGCAGCCCCAACGCCGCCTGTTCCTCGTCGTCTCCCAGCCTTTTGCCTAATGTGCCCAAATCGATGAGCAACCCGCAACTGGCCGGCAACCGTGAAAAGATCAAGACTTGGATTCGCGATCAAGCCACTCTTTTCCTATCCACTTATTTCAGTCCGGCTGCATCGGAGGCTGGCGATGCAGGCAATGGCCAATCCGGTGAAGGGTCGGGTGGACCCACTTCTGGTCTCAGTGTCTTGTCGGAATTGACGCGTCTTGTTCAACGTCTCGAAGCCGAACCGCTGCTGGCCAAAGAAACATTGGAGCAGATTCGTGCCATTGTGGCTGATTCCGATGTCTCTTCGTTTGAAATTCTCCACAGCGGACTGGTCCAGTCTCTTCTCAAGTACCTTACTGCGGACGGAATCGACCGCACGGATCGATTGCGGCTCTTCCTCCAG GAATTTCTCCGTGTTTCGCCCACCAGCGAATTTCCCACGTCAGAGGCGGCGACCCATTTGCTGGCGTTGACGCACAAACTGAGCGGCTGTGTTAATCAACTCGAGCAGTTTCCCGTACGAGTCCACGATTTGCCTGCTCCGGCCGGCACCTCTGGCGCTTCCGGCGGCTATTTCCGATCCGGAACGTCGGCTTTGCGCTTCTTTAATACGCACCAGCTCAAGTGCAACTTACAGCGGCATCCGTCCTGCAACAATGTCAAGCAGTGGAAAGGAGGCACCGTCAAAATCGATCCACTCGCTCTGGTACAGGCCATCGAAAAGTATTTGGTGATCCGCGGCTATGGCCGCATCCGGGACAAGGACCTGGCCGATAGCGACGACGATAACAGCGAAGATGACGTGGACGACAGTCTT gCCACCGTTTTGATGAATCAGGGAAATAGCGTTCGTCACAAGCTCCAATTTCTGGTCAATGATCACGTGATCCCCTACAACATGACAGTCTATCAAGCCATCCGGCAGTTCA gCATGGATCAGTCAGAGACGGACACGGATTCTGAAACTCCAATGGGTCATGCGTCCATCTGGGTTCAGACGCACACCATCTTTTACCGTCCCGTGCCCGATAACGATCCTTGCAATTACGCCAGTCCCAATGCGGCCAAAAATACCGGTGCACCAAATGTCCTGTTGCCGTGTGGATCCGCTTCCGGAACGCGTAAAGGCAAGGGAGCAAACGGCAAAAGttcgaacaaaaagaaaggcgACGATCTGTGGATAG ACGGAGTTGCTCCAGAAGTGAATTCCCCCATAGTGCCATTTTTGACCATGCGGATGCCAGAGTATGTGACGGTGGACGACCCATCGTTGGAGGTTCTCAACCTGTTGCGCATTGTCCACTCCCTCAACCGTCATTGGGGATTCCTCTACAACCTGGTCGACTACAAGCCCATTTTGTCGAATCCTGACCTAATCAACATGAAACTCACTGCCAAAGCAAATCGTCAATTGCAG GACCCACTAGTGATAATGACGGGCAACTTGCCACCGTGGCTGGCACAAATCGCTACGGCATGCCCGTTTCTGTTTCCTTTTGAAACTCGGCACCTGCTCTTTTACGCTACGGCATTTGACCGTGACCGGGCTCTTCAGCGGCTGATGGACTCTGCTCCTGAATTAATGAGCGGCGGCGACAGCAGCGAGCGCGTCACGCCCCGGCTCGACAGGCGGAAACGCACAGTGTCGCGTGAAGACATCCTAAAACAGGCAGAGCAAGTCATGCAGGACATGGCTTCGTCTAGAGCCCTTCTCGAAATTCAATACGAAAATGAG GTCGGAACTGGACTCGGTCCGACGCTCGAGTTTTATGCACTGGTGTCGCGCGAGTTGCAGCGCTTTGATCTGGAACTGTGGCGCGGGGAAGCTGTTTCGGCAGCCCTCGGCGCCGGATCGCATGGCTCTTCGTTGCCATCTCCTTCTTCCTCGGCGGAAGAACCGTCCAAAGCGCGGACAAGTCCTGCTTCGGTCGCCGGATCCACTACCGCCGACTACGTCCACAATCAGTATGGCCTCTTTCCTTCACCGTGCTCGCGCAGTCTTAAGGCCGGACCACTGGCAAAGATTCGCTCCAAATTTCGCTTCGTCGGAAAGTTTATCGCCAAAGCTATTATGGATTCAAGaatg TTGGATTTGCCATTCAATCCGGTGTTTTTCCGCTGGTTACTTGGCCAGGAGAGGTTCCTGACAGGTTCGGACATGGTGCAATTGGATCCCGTTTTGGCACGGACGTATAAATCACTGATGCGCATCGTCGACGAGAAAAAGCTCATCGACCAGGACCCGTCCCTTACGCCGGCCCAACGACAGGCAGCAATCCAGGCGCTCAATCTCGACGGCTGTCCCGTCGTCGATCTCGGTCTGGACTTTACCCTGCCTGGTTCGTCGACTGTCGAACTGCGTAAAGGCGGCAAAGATCAACCTGTCACCATCAATAATTTGGAACAATACCTcaag TTACTGTCTCACTGGATCCTTGTGGAGGGTGTATCTCGGCAAATGGAATCCTTGCGCGAAGGCTTTGAATCTGTGTTTCCGCTTCATCATCTCTCCCTTTTCTACCCGGAAGAAATGGATCTCCTCCTCTGCGGGGCTTCtcaa AGTACTAATGAAGGTGCTTGGGAGGTACAAAATTTATTGGATGCCTGGAAGCCTGATCACGGTTTCACATTGGAGTCGAAAGCTATTCGAAATCTGGCCGAGATTCTCTCGTCCTACACCAAGGAAGAGCAACGCCTTTTCTTGCAATTTGTCTCAGGATCCCCTCGTCTCCCGGTCGGAG GTTTCAAGAGTTTGTCTCCTCCCTTGACGGTGGTACGGAAAACGTTAGAGCCAAATCAGAGTCCAGATGATTTCCTTCCGTCTGTGATGACGTGCGTCAACTATCTGAAGCTACCCGAGTACAGCAGTCTGGAGATTATGCGTCAAAAGCTGTCGGTTGCCGTCCGCGAGGGCCAGCACTCGTTTCATCtttcttaa